In Candidatus Methylomirabilis limnetica, a single window of DNA contains:
- a CDS encoding HigA family addiction module antitoxin, translating into MRMKNPPHPGGVVLHDCIEPLGLTITEAAAALGVTRTTLSELVNGKRGISLEMAVRLSKVFGGSAESWLLQQAQYDLTRVPTDRFKQLRRLEAA; encoded by the coding sequence ATGCGCATGAAGAACCCCCCTCATCCCGGCGGTGTTGTGCTACACGACTGTATCGAGCCGCTCGGCCTGACTATAACCGAGGCCGCCGCGGCCCTCGGCGTCACGCGTACCACCCTGTCCGAACTCGTGAACGGGAAGCGCGGCATCTCTCTGGAAATGGCCGTACGACTGTCAAAGGTCTTCGGAGGGAGCGCCGAAAGCTGGCTGCTCCAGCAGGCACAATACGACCTTACCCGCGTCCCCACCGACCGGTTCAAACAACTGAGGCGGCTTGAGGCGGCGTAA
- a CDS encoding Ppx/GppA phosphatase family protein produces MAVYAAIDVGTNTLRLLVADAVSPDHFTVLHEEQTIPRLGEGLIPSRLLQDAPIRRSLTILKRFAEVARRLKATHVAAVATSAVREAGNREEFVAAVLLESGLSIQVIDGSEEARLTLLGVRHGLRLGSSRVLVMDIGGGSTEFILAKGETIEAIVSTGLGVVKLTEAHLTSDPPTPGELQAMERVVADRVGRLRDELPDLQGTALIGAAGTPTTLAAIDLGLTVYTPDRVDGHRLSMTRTRQLLHELATKPLAERSKIPLLEPGRADLIVAGATLAVTVMCMLGYDEFMVSDSGLREGILLDLLRHHKKSPPL; encoded by the coding sequence TTGGCGGTCTATGCGGCTATCGATGTCGGGACCAACACCCTCCGTCTGCTTGTGGCCGACGCGGTGAGTCCTGATCACTTCACCGTCCTTCATGAGGAACAGACGATTCCTCGCCTCGGCGAAGGATTGATACCAAGCCGGCTGCTCCAGGATGCGCCAATCCGGCGAAGCCTGACGATCCTTAAGAGGTTCGCTGAGGTGGCTCGCCGCCTCAAGGCCACGCACGTGGCGGCGGTCGCCACCAGCGCAGTGCGGGAGGCGGGCAACCGCGAGGAGTTTGTCGCTGCGGTGCTTCTGGAGAGCGGGCTCAGCATCCAGGTGATCGACGGCAGCGAGGAGGCGCGGCTGACCCTGCTCGGCGTTCGGCACGGGCTTCGCCTCGGGTCGAGCCGGGTCCTGGTCATGGACATCGGCGGGGGGAGCACCGAGTTCATCCTGGCCAAGGGGGAGACGATTGAGGCGATCGTGAGTACTGGCCTGGGCGTGGTCAAGCTGACGGAGGCACATCTCACAAGCGATCCTCCTACCCCCGGCGAGTTGCAGGCCATGGAACGGGTTGTCGCGGACCGGGTTGGCCGGCTTCGAGACGAATTACCTGACCTCCAGGGGACGGCGCTCATCGGCGCCGCTGGGACCCCGACAACCCTCGCTGCGATTGATCTGGGGCTCACCGTCTATACCCCCGATCGAGTAGACGGCCACCGGCTGTCGATGACTCGGACCAGGCAACTGCTTCACGAGTTGGCGACGAAACCGCTGGCCGAACGGAGTAAGATACCGCTCTTGGAACCAGGGCGCGCCGACCTGATTGTTGCGGGAGCTACCCTTGCCGTAACGGTCATGTGCATGCTTGGCTACGATGAGTTCATGGTGAGCGACAGTGGTCTGCGCGAAGGAATCCTCCTCGACCTCCTCAGGCACCACAAAAAATCTCCCCCCCTTTAG
- a CDS encoding HigA family addiction module antitoxin, translating to MTMRMLNPPHPGDFIRTEIIDAHGLTVTAAAQTLGVSRPALSSLLNGKASLSGDMALRLEKAFGVDMETLMRMQSSYDIAQARQRERTIRVRRYQPAPVRA from the coding sequence ATGACGATGCGTATGTTGAACCCGCCTCATCCGGGCGACTTTATTCGTACCGAAATCATCGACGCGCACGGCTTGACCGTGACTGCTGCCGCACAGACATTGGGTGTGAGCCGGCCAGCGCTGTCCAGCTTGCTCAACGGCAAGGCTTCCCTTTCCGGCGACATGGCACTACGTCTCGAAAAAGCCTTCGGTGTGGACATGGAGACGCTCATGCGCATGCAATCGTCCTACGATATCGCGCAAGCGCGTCAGCGCGAGCGTACGATCCGTGTCCGGCGCTACCAGCCTGCTCCGGTACGTGCATAG
- a CDS encoding IPTL-CTERM sorting domain-containing protein, with protein sequence MTRLARFYVCATALLLACALAPAFAAEAATRFVATTGSNAGPNTCLASGSPCKTITYALITQAVANDTISVAAGTYNPALGETFPLVIAVNLTLTGAGAPGTIIDAGGTNQVVQNNFATVTISGVTITGGDFAQGGGLSNFGTLTLTNSTVSGNTASCAATTLSCFAQGGGIYNNAGTLTLTNSTVSGNTASCSASGSGNGCRAEGGGLYLNSATTLANSTVTANTASCTTSAGASCSTGGGGTFSDGEGTSVLSLGATIVALQLAGADCDGDASTSNGFNLDSDTTCGLSGTGDQSGVVNPLLGPLQNNGGPTNTHALLTGSPAIDAVTSGCPPPATDQRGITRPQGPACDIGAYEVQTAAAGIPTLSEWAQIGMAALLVGGGLLALRRNRQLS encoded by the coding sequence GTGACCCGTCTCGCCCGCTTTTACGTGTGTGCCACCGCCCTGCTCCTTGCCTGCGCGCTCGCCCCGGCCTTTGCCGCTGAAGCCGCCACTCGCTTCGTCGCCACCACAGGTAGTAACGCCGGGCCAAATACTTGCCTCGCATCCGGGTCACCCTGCAAAACGATCACCTACGCCCTCATCACCCAGGCCGTGGCCAACGACACGATCTCGGTCGCGGCCGGGACCTACAATCCCGCCCTGGGCGAGACCTTCCCCCTCGTGATCGCCGTCAACCTGACCCTCACCGGCGCGGGTGCGCCTGGTACGATCATTGATGCCGGAGGGACGAACCAGGTAGTCCAGAACAACTTCGCGACCGTGACCATCTCGGGGGTGACGATCACGGGCGGCGATTTCGCCCAAGGTGGTGGTCTCTCCAACTTCGGCACGCTCACCCTGACGAACAGCACCGTGAGCGGGAATACGGCAAGCTGCGCGGCAACGACACTCTCCTGCTTCGCCCAAGGTGGAGGCATCTACAACAACGCCGGCACGCTCACCCTCACCAACAGCACCGTGAGCGGGAATACAGCAAGCTGCTCGGCCAGCGGCAGCGGCAACGGATGCCGCGCCGAAGGCGGCGGCCTCTACCTCAACAGCGCCACGACCCTTGCGAACAGCACCGTGACCGCGAACACGGCGAGCTGCACCACCAGCGCGGGCGCCTCCTGCAGCACCGGCGGCGGCGGCACTTTCAGCGATGGAGAAGGAACATCGGTCCTGAGCCTCGGGGCCACGATTGTCGCGCTCCAGCTCGCGGGGGCGGACTGCGACGGCGACGCCAGCACCTCGAACGGCTTCAATCTTGACAGCGACACCACTTGCGGCCTGTCCGGGACTGGGGATCAGTCGGGGGTGGTAAACCCCCTTCTCGGGCCCCTCCAAAACAACGGGGGGCCGACCAACACCCACGCGCTCCTCACCGGGAGCCCCGCCATCGACGCCGTGACGAGCGGCTGCCCGCCGCCTGCCACCGACCAGCGCGGCATCACGCGCCCTCAGGGTCCCGCCTGCGACATCGGGGCGTATGAGGTCCAAACGGCGGCGGCCGGCATCCCCACCCTGTCCGAGTGGGCCCAGATCGGCATGGCGGCCCTGCTCGTGGGCGGCGGGTTGCTCGCCCTCAGACGGAACAGGCAGCTATCGTGA
- a CDS encoding Rqc2 family fibronectin-binding protein produces the protein MDAFCLAAIIQELQAILPGARISRLQQLDRWSLLLVFHRGRGQEGLLLSVEPGAPRVELLSPPRKPSVSSSRFGDFVASKTKEALIEAVEQVGLDRITAIEMSGGPLPGSTRLTTGEAAMTLYVEMLGPASNFILVDRVTGTVIDRLRSTSGRTRGKTPEPGEPYQSPFDCSRVDPRCVKEDEFQELVRPRLAEGVEPARALATCFTGFSSLMATELVARSGLSTLAPLDEQARALWKPFRDLMGRVATASFKPRLIIGSNGESAGIAAFPLITVADNHQVPYSTMAEALAAYHGSRDQVERPQTILAGLLRRLQSEISAAERLSASLGQEATLYREGELHARKGQLLLANRAGIRRGEQTVELVDYADPGTQLLRIELDPACSIEENAKRYFALHRKAKRGGGIVEKRLEEATRRLATLRSLVQEAETAKDVGELQRIDAALARVARRRPIQGPAASRVRESEGPEPRTFRSSDGLAILVGKSGAGNDHLTWRLARPHDLWLHAQGIPGSHVLVRLAKGKQTPPRTLCEAAQLAAYYSRARGQVKVPVDYALRKFLRKPKAAAPGAALLSREKTITVRPEADLVRRLHAAEDALRTEG, from the coding sequence ATGGATGCTTTTTGTCTAGCCGCGATCATTCAGGAACTGCAAGCCATTCTCCCTGGTGCCAGGATCAGTCGCCTTCAGCAACTCGATCGGTGGAGTCTGCTTCTGGTCTTTCATAGGGGACGTGGGCAAGAGGGGCTCTTGCTTTCTGTCGAGCCTGGCGCGCCCAGGGTCGAGTTGCTCTCGCCGCCACGTAAGCCTTCTGTATCCTCGTCGAGGTTTGGGGATTTCGTCGCCTCGAAGACGAAGGAGGCGCTGATTGAGGCGGTTGAACAGGTGGGGTTGGACCGGATCACGGCGATAGAGATGAGCGGCGGCCCGCTGCCTGGTTCGACGAGGCTCACCACAGGCGAGGCGGCCATGACCCTGTATGTGGAGATGCTTGGGCCTGCGAGCAACTTTATCCTCGTCGATCGAGTCACTGGAACGGTCATCGACCGCCTTCGCTCGACCTCCGGAAGAACGAGGGGTAAGACGCCGGAACCGGGTGAGCCGTATCAGTCCCCCTTTGATTGCAGTCGCGTCGATCCCAGGTGTGTCAAAGAAGACGAATTTCAAGAACTGGTCCGCCCGCGCCTCGCTGAAGGGGTCGAACCGGCGCGCGCACTCGCGACCTGCTTTACAGGGTTCAGCTCATTGATGGCGACGGAACTGGTAGCCCGTTCCGGCCTCTCGACACTCGCCCCCCTCGACGAGCAAGCGCGCGCCCTGTGGAAGCCGTTTCGCGATCTCATGGGTCGTGTGGCTACCGCGTCCTTCAAGCCCAGGCTTATCATAGGGAGCAATGGGGAGTCGGCCGGGATCGCGGCCTTTCCGCTGATCACAGTTGCGGATAACCATCAGGTTCCTTATTCCACCATGGCTGAGGCGCTTGCTGCCTACCATGGAAGCCGCGATCAGGTTGAGCGGCCGCAGACCATTCTGGCTGGGTTGCTACGCCGCCTGCAGAGTGAGATCAGTGCGGCGGAGCGGCTTTCGGCCAGTCTCGGACAGGAGGCAACTCTCTATCGTGAGGGCGAGCTCCATGCGCGGAAGGGTCAGCTTCTGCTTGCCAATCGGGCCGGGATTCGGCGCGGAGAACAGACAGTCGAACTTGTCGACTACGCTGATCCAGGAACGCAATTGCTGCGAATCGAGCTGGACCCCGCATGCTCCATCGAGGAGAACGCCAAGCGATACTTCGCGCTGCACCGCAAGGCTAAACGCGGAGGGGGAATCGTCGAAAAGCGTCTTGAAGAGGCCACCAGGCGGCTGGCCACGCTCCGGTCGCTGGTGCAGGAAGCGGAGACGGCGAAGGATGTGGGCGAGTTGCAGCGGATTGACGCCGCCTTAGCTCGTGTGGCGAGGCGCCGCCCCATTCAAGGGCCTGCAGCGTCGCGTGTTCGGGAATCGGAAGGCCCCGAACCGCGCACCTTCCGCTCCTCGGATGGCCTGGCGATCCTGGTTGGTAAAAGTGGGGCGGGTAATGATCACCTGACCTGGAGGCTTGCCCGACCTCACGATCTGTGGCTTCACGCCCAAGGCATCCCCGGCTCGCATGTCCTCGTTCGCCTGGCGAAAGGAAAGCAGACCCCACCGCGAACCTTGTGCGAGGCGGCGCAACTCGCGGCCTACTACAGCCGGGCGCGCGGGCAGGTCAAGGTGCCGGTGGACTATGCCCTGCGGAAATTCCTGAGGAAGCCGAAGGCTGCTGCGCCAGGGGCGGCGCTGCTATCGCGGGAGAAGACGATCACTGTTCGGCCCGAGGCCGACCTGGTCCGCCGACTGCATGCCGCGGAAGACGCTCTCCGCACAGAGGGTTGA
- a CDS encoding type II toxin-antitoxin system RelE/ParE family toxin has product MIGSIRHKGLRRLFENDDARGVAAEHADKLRRILARLNAARSASDMDLPGYRLHPLRGDLQGFHAVTVHANWRTIFRFAEGEAWDVDYLDYH; this is encoded by the coding sequence ATGATTGGTTCGATCCGGCATAAAGGCTTGCGAAGGCTGTTCGAGAACGATGACGCACGTGGCGTAGCCGCCGAGCATGCCGACAAATTGCGACGTATTCTGGCAAGGCTGAATGCGGCGCGGTCGGCGTCCGACATGGACTTGCCGGGGTATCGGCTGCACCCGCTCAGAGGCGACCTTCAGGGCTTTCATGCCGTAACCGTTCACGCGAACTGGCGTACCATCTTTCGCTTCGCCGAGGGCGAGGCGTGGGACGTGGATTATCTGGATTACCACTAA
- a CDS encoding YecA family protein, with translation MLWVVLAPAYAHLLAAFASPLIPSIESSPGTRYLVEGTTIIAVRPIMRQTSETVTVSRLLLRDTSGDYPLALLAALVFATPAWSLTRRGRVFAVTVGLLILTQFLSLLVNIEYTKLWPQKTAAGIVVSLDYSKAKMILFDWLYAFLEFMGRGFFALLLYFGAIALVWGRPEPGSMKGSVGRNEPCPCGSGIKTKRCCGR, from the coding sequence TTGCTGTGGGTTGTCCTCGCACCCGCCTACGCCCACCTGCTCGCGGCCTTCGCCTCCCCCCTGATCCCCTCGATCGAATCCTCCCCCGGCACTCGCTATCTTGTGGAGGGCACCACCATCATCGCCGTGCGCCCCATCATGCGGCAGACCTCCGAGACGGTCACCGTCAGCCGCCTCCTACTGCGAGATACCTCCGGCGACTACCCCCTGGCCCTCCTGGCCGCGCTCGTGTTCGCGACCCCGGCCTGGTCACTCACGCGACGGGGCAGAGTCTTCGCCGTGACCGTGGGCCTGCTCATCCTCACCCAGTTCCTCTCGTTGCTGGTCAATATCGAGTACACCAAGCTATGGCCGCAGAAGACCGCAGCCGGCATTGTGGTCTCTCTCGACTACTCGAAGGCGAAGATGATCCTGTTCGATTGGCTCTACGCCTTCCTGGAGTTCATGGGGAGGGGCTTCTTTGCGCTGCTGCTCTACTTCGGGGCCATCGCCCTTGTGTGGGGACGCCCGGAGCCGGGATCAATGAAGGGCTCAGTGGGCAGAAACGAGCCCTGCCCCTGCGGAAGCGGCATCAAGACCAAGCGGTGCTGTGGGAGGTGA
- a CDS encoding helix-turn-helix domain-containing protein, with product MTTATATLDIKALQKTWAAFDRVAHLRPIRTEEEYDRTVSLMNYLLDMVGDRENHALSGLLDLVSELVADYDTNHFAIEASEPNEVLRYLIELRGLKQGDLAEIVPQSNLSAILSGKRKISATLAGKLAKFFNTSPAVFVPG from the coding sequence ATGACAACCGCTACTGCGACTCTGGACATCAAGGCGCTGCAAAAGACTTGGGCCGCGTTTGATCGCGTCGCCCATTTGCGTCCGATCCGTACCGAGGAAGAGTATGACCGTACTGTTTCGCTTATGAACTATCTGTTGGACATGGTCGGCGACCGGGAGAATCACGCCTTGTCAGGGCTTCTTGATCTCGTCAGCGAACTGGTGGCGGACTATGACACCAACCACTTCGCCATCGAAGCTTCCGAACCCAATGAGGTTTTGCGCTACCTGATCGAATTACGCGGTCTGAAGCAAGGTGATCTGGCGGAGATCGTCCCACAGAGCAACCTTTCAGCGATTCTTTCCGGCAAGCGAAAGATCAGCGCAACCCTGGCGGGGAAGCTGGCCAAGTTCTTCAACACCAGCCCAGCGGTATTCGTGCCTGGCTAA
- a CDS encoding HNH endonuclease translates to MDADKVLVLNNSFAPLHVCTTRRAIVLLYTGKAERIEDSPSIVHSPSVAFVIPSVIRLHRYVKLPIIPSIAFSKKNILRRDAYTCQYCGRNSGERMTIDHVIPRSLGGRTIWENVVSACRACNVKKGNTPLHEVRMNLLRKPSKPASIFYLGIMAHSPHRIISWSTYLPRDGGGDLQGARS, encoded by the coding sequence ATGGATGCTGACAAAGTATTGGTATTGAATAACTCGTTTGCACCCCTCCACGTCTGCACTACGCGAAGAGCAATTGTTCTCCTGTATACCGGAAAGGCCGAACGGATCGAGGATAGTCCAAGCATTGTTCACTCCCCCTCGGTCGCCTTTGTCATCCCTTCCGTAATCCGCCTCCATCGCTATGTGAAGCTTCCGATCATCCCCTCAATCGCTTTCAGCAAGAAAAATATTCTGAGGCGGGACGCCTATACCTGCCAGTACTGCGGTCGTAACAGCGGTGAACGGATGACCATCGACCATGTGATTCCCAGATCGCTGGGGGGACGAACCATCTGGGAGAATGTGGTGAGCGCGTGCCGCGCCTGCAACGTGAAGAAAGGGAACACGCCCCTTCACGAGGTCAGGATGAACCTGCTCCGCAAGCCCTCCAAACCGGCCTCCATCTTTTACCTGGGGATCATGGCCCATTCTCCACACCGGATCATCTCCTGGAGCACGTATCTCCCCCGCGACGGTGGCGGGGACCTCCAGGGTGCCCGTTCTTGA
- a CDS encoding type II toxin-antitoxin system HigB family toxin: MHIISLKMLRDFWHRHPEAEQSLRNWHTVAENSRFADFADLRQSFCGADYVPPYTVFDVGGNNYRVVVIVRYRDGKIFVRWVMTHREYDNWCKLYRKGKV; this comes from the coding sequence ATGCACATCATTTCACTGAAGATGCTGCGTGACTTCTGGCACAGGCATCCTGAAGCCGAGCAGTCTTTGCGCAACTGGCACACCGTCGCCGAGAATTCTCGCTTTGCTGACTTTGCTGATCTACGGCAGAGCTTTTGTGGTGCCGATTATGTTCCGCCTTATACCGTGTTCGATGTCGGCGGCAACAACTATCGGGTTGTTGTCATCGTTCGCTACCGCGATGGCAAGATATTCGTGCGTTGGGTAATGACTCACCGGGAATACGACAACTGGTGCAAGCTTTACAGGAAAGGCAAGGTGTAA
- a CDS encoding archaeosortase/exosortase family protein — MRTIPQQNLLKQQQGLYFCLRFGLYTLLAFLFLYALDDRLVVPFTRVIAWLSHTLLTILGARSWVAGASVGIPGFAVEIKNNCNAIYEIGLYASAVFAYPATLTQRILGCLSGAVVLFLVNLLRVLSLIGIGRYFPGGFQIAHLYLWQALFLALVAACWLIWLSRIRRLA, encoded by the coding sequence ATGCGCACCATACCGCAGCAGAATCTCCTGAAGCAGCAACAGGGCCTGTACTTCTGCCTGCGCTTCGGCCTCTACACCCTGCTTGCCTTCCTGTTCCTGTATGCCCTGGACGATCGGCTCGTCGTGCCGTTTACCCGTGTCATCGCCTGGCTGTCCCACACCCTCCTCACGATCCTGGGTGCCCGAAGCTGGGTTGCAGGCGCCTCCGTCGGCATCCCCGGCTTTGCGGTCGAGATCAAGAACAACTGTAACGCGATCTATGAGATCGGCCTGTACGCCTCAGCGGTCTTCGCCTACCCCGCGACCCTCACGCAGCGCATCCTCGGATGTCTCTCAGGCGCAGTTGTGCTGTTCCTGGTCAACCTCCTGCGCGTGCTCAGCCTGATCGGCATAGGCCGGTACTTTCCTGGAGGGTTTCAGATTGCCCACCTCTACCTCTGGCAGGCCCTTTTCCTCGCCCTCGTCGCCGCCTGCTGGCTTATCTGGCTTAGCCGGATTCGCAGACTCGCTTAG
- a CDS encoding type II toxin-antitoxin system RelE/ParE family toxin, with product MTKGLPSEAVDKLRKMLAFLQDVQDVETLRAFPAWKAHVLTGSRKGTWSLHVTRNWRLTLRVEDDEIHDVNFEDYH from the coding sequence GTGACGAAAGGTCTTCCGTCCGAGGCCGTGGACAAGCTCCGTAAGATGCTGGCGTTCCTGCAGGACGTACAGGATGTGGAAACGCTTCGCGCGTTCCCGGCGTGGAAGGCGCATGTATTAACCGGCAGCCGCAAAGGCACATGGAGCCTACACGTGACGCGGAACTGGCGGCTCACATTACGCGTCGAGGACGACGAAATCCATGACGTGAATTTCGAGGACTATCACTGA